Genomic window (Ananas comosus cultivar F153 linkage group 16, ASM154086v1, whole genome shotgun sequence):
TCTTCATTTATTAGTGTCACACTTTGATAATGTGACTGCTTcagaaaatatttctaaatgtTTCGGTAAATAGGGTTTTGGAGATATGCAGATGTCGTCGTTAAAACTGGAGTGTGCGGGAGTGAGTACTCTACTCCGTCGCCGTGCGAGCACGTGCGACATCACGTGCGGCGACCGCTTCGTATTTTCAGCCGAGGCGGCGAAGACGTGGCCACTGTCCATTGGCAGATAGGGTCCCGCAACGTCATCGAAGGCGTGCACCCGTTTCTAAAGCGTTTCACCTACTCCGCGGTGAGCATATAACACCTGTCACCgccgcttcctcctcctctcgcgtctctctctctctctctctctctctctttcatggCGAAGTCCTCGGCCTCCGTTCTCGTTATTTACGTGGCCGTAGCcctctttctcctcttcctcctcgctTCCTACTCccctaaaaaccctaatctCCCTCGCCAGCACCATCGCCGCCTCAAGCTCCGCTCCAACTTCTCCTCCGTTTCCTCGTCCCCTCCCTCtccgtcgtcgtcctcctccgccgccgccgccgcagcgtcCCTCGAGCACTCCCCGATCCCGTTCGATCCCGTCATCGCGAGCCTCGAGCGGCGCTTCGAGGACAGGGAATGGGAGAGGGAGCACTACGCCTCCCTCCATGGCGACGGAGACAAGCCCGGGAAGGAGAGTTTGACCGAGTGGGAGGACTTCATGAAGGCGGAGGAGTACATCAACGACGAGGACCGGTTCAACATCACGGATCGGATCGCGCTGCTGTTCCCGAAGATCGACGTCGCCCCCGCCGATGGGTTCGTCTCCTCCGACGAGCTCACGGAGTGGAACCTCCAACAGGCGGCGAGGGAGTCGATGCATCGGACGGAGAGGGAGATGGATCTCTACGATAAGGATCGCGACGGGTTCGTCTCCTTCCAGGAGTACGAGCCCCCCAGCTGGGTCCGGGGATCCGATGGTCGGTGAGATCTACGTCTATCTCCGTTCTTCCGTTTTCCCCGACTAGTTGTTGTCGATCACTTAACTTCTAGGGTTTTTACCGGATCTGAGTTCGTGTTCTGTTTGGAAGAAAACTACAGCCCATGTTAATTTTCATAGCTGTTTACCTCCTAGCTGCTTTGTTTTACCAATAGTGTTACGTTTGATTTTCGGCCAGATAATTCTTCAGTTGGTTGGTGGAGGCAAGAACACTTCAATGCTGCGGACATGGATGGGAATGGTCTCCTAAATAAGACAGAGTTTAATGAGTATGTGCTTGCTCTTAGTTATTATCAAATTTCATCTAATTGTTGGCTTGTCCGCTGATTTTGTGCATTCATGTTTTTTCAGCTTCCTTCATCCAGCAGATAGTAAGAATCCCAAGCTGATCCAATGGCTATGTAAAGAAGAGCTAAGGTGcaatttgtcttttttttttcccgttaaCATAATGTAGATATAGTTTCTTCTACATACAAGTTGCTTTATGCTTAAACTTTTGATTTATGCAATTGTACGGAAACATTGACCAAAATTCTAGGGGTCTGGGATCTGAGTTGGCTGTGAGAAGTTTCTTAGTCTCTTTTTATTTGAGATCTAGGTGGTCAACATTTTGCGGATGATAGTAGAATGTTCACTTCTTTTAGGCATCTACGTTTGTGATGACTTCTGTCTTATACGCCACTGCTTCAAATTATTCTATTCGAGACCATTTTCTCATTTAGCTTGCAAAAATTAGATTTGTGTCACACTAATCTTATAAACTTTAGTTTGTGAGGGTTTATGCCATGAGGGCAAACGAATGTGACTTGCATAGGCTCAAATCCATATGGGACCTGCAACAATTCAGAATTGGCCTGCCTTTTCGTCATTCTTTTCCTTTAGTTCCTCCACTATCTTCTGACCTTCGCTTGAAGGAGATCAATTGAGTGAATTTTCTCTCTCACATTGGTCGGCCTAGCTGAAGAAGCAGATGCCCAAACAGTGCTAGCGAAATTCTGTTGTTACCTCTTCATTTTCCCTCACTCAGGATTGGAATTCAGTTTCAAAGTCTTTCCTTGATGAATGGAAACATATACTGCATTGTTATGAAGCTGTTCCTATCTCACAGCCTTTCTCTATGTCATGTATGGCTGACAGCAGTTTGACCAAAGAATAAAAGAGACAAGATAAAGCTGCTATCGTCAAGATGGATTGTCAATACATAGAAGGAACATGGTTAACTGAACGTTTATGGGACACGTCCtgaaaaaaacataaattaaaagGGAAGTTATGTATGTATGCAAGAGGAAACAAGGAAGTTTGCCCTGTCCCCTAGTTCTCCTCTAATATTAACTGATTTCTCCATGCATGATTTTAATGAAGATGCAAAGTACACTTTTCAAGTAACCGCTGATTGATTCATAAGGGTCAACtaatctttttttccttttctcctctttCAGGGAAAGAGATAAAGACAGAGATGGAAAGCTGAATTTTCTGGAATTTCTTAATGGCTTATATGATTCAGTACGAGATCTTAATGAAGTGCACGATCATTCTGATGCTATGACGGTTGTCCATGGAAAAAAGATATTTGAACAGCTTGACCTGGACGGTGATGGGTAAATAAATTGAGCTGTTTATCATCGACTTAGTGTTGGAAAAAGCTAGTCTGCAGTACTAATTCTTGGCTGCTTTATTTCTCAGATTTCTATCAGAAGCTGAAATTGAACCTGTCCTTGGTAAGCTCCATCCTTCAGAGCACTATTATGCGAAAGAACAAGCCAATTATGTTATTTCCCTGGTATGTccaacttcataattttacattcttttctccaTGTTATAATAAAGCATAGGTAAGCATGTGCGAAAATACCCTATATACTAGTCCATTTGGAAATACACCCTCAACTTCACATTTCTTTTGACTCCCGCCTCATCAAAGTTTCATTCACTCTTGCCTTAACTCATCCTGTCTTTTGAATTATTGCATTACATTAAGTTTAATGGTTCCGCCCCTATTTTTAGCTAGAATTGTTGATCTCGTGAACTTGTAGTTGGTGGCTAGCAGATAATAGGCTCTGGAGACTTTGACTTAAATGAAATCCTAACTTGAATCACAATGAGCAAAAGTTGATGGTGTCAATcgtaaaatcaaataaaagttTCTGGTATCTATGAAATAGCCCGTAGTTGAGGGGTCTTCAAACAGTTTTTAACAGAGTAGTACatgaaatttcagattttagaTGTGACCATGTGTTAGCCATGCCTAGTATGaagttttgtttgttttgaacTATTTAAGGAATCTTCTTATCGATGCAGGCTGATGAAGATAAGGATGGGCGCCTAAGTTTGAAGGAGATGACCGAACACCCTTACGCATTTTACAGCACTATTTTCAACGAAGAGGAGGATGATTTTTATCATGATGAGTTCCGTTAATGTTATACAGGTGCGTTGCGTCAGCAGTATTCTTTGGCTTTAAAAGAAAAGTAACTTTTTAACGTATCGGCGATATGATTCTTCGCCTCTGCAGGTTGATGCATAGTAACAAAAGATAGAGGATGCACATTCTTTTTCATTACATGCCATACAATCAGTTTGTCTACTTGCCTGTTTGTTCTGTTTCCATCTAGCTAATTTATAGGgagatctcttttcttttctacattAAGAATCGTTgaatttttgtttccttttctaTACTTGCCTGTAATTTATGTAGAATTATTTTAAAGTTATTCAACTTCTTGTAGGGCAGGCCATAAGTTTTTCTCGGGAAAACATCTCTCCAGTGAAATGTGCTTCAAGTACACATGAATGCATCAATATTAACTAGATGGTACAAATAACATACAATTTTAACTACTTTTGAATGTTCCCTGGGTCTCCTCTCTTTTCCTACGAACAGGAATTGCCCACCTTTTATCTTTTGAAAACAAATttcattttaacttttttcgCAAAATGGGGTCGGGTGTGGTTAATCCTAGTGGCCCCTCATGGATGTTGTCTTAACAAGGCGCTTCCTCTGGAGGTTCCATGTAGTTTTTGCTTGGATGAGATCCAAAAATGACAAAGATGAGGAATCCAATCAATTGCTTGGATGAGATCCAAAAATGACAAAGATGAGGAATCCAATCAAAAGGAATCCGAggctatattttttatatataaaaataacagcACTCTTACAATTTGAAGAAAGATGGTTAAATGCATGACTAAGTTCTCAGCTTTTACCAGTTTCAAATGCTATATACAGTTGATGCACAGCTGAATGGGCTTTTTGACTGTCGTTATCGTTGGTTAGTATGAAACTCAtcatccccaaaaaaaaaaaaaaagaagaaaagaaaacactatctttttgttcttctttAGGTTTCAAAAACTTATATAGATGTACAGTTTGCAAATTATTTGGCAATTGCGGATAAATTCAGTtgcctgattttttttttttttttttttttttttttttggtttgagttagaaagaaaggagagaaaaagcaCGAATCTTGCACATGAACCTGTATATATATGGGGAGAAGTTGAGGACGAAATCCCGATAAGGTCACCGTAGCGTGCCTCCCCGCTCATCAAAGATGCGACTCCTCTTTGAAGTGAAACGAGACTAATAAAACTGAAAACTTTCCGCTTTTGGTTAAAAAACGAAACGACCCAAAAATAGACTAGTCAAGCCGAAAATAGACTAGTCAAGCCGAGGACTCTTGAACAGCCCACCTATCCACAGCTGGACCGCTTTAGGCCCATTGGGCTGCACTTTGTGAGGCCGAGATCACAATGGGTGGACCATGCGGCAAAGACGCCTAGCACACAGATTAATGGGCCGGCTAGTTTTAAGTGGGCCTTGTGCTAGCCCAAATTCTCATCCATAAGTCTATTTTTGGACACTTTGGTTTTTAGCCAAAAATAGAAAGTTTTCACTTTTCAACGAGCAACCAACCCAATGTGCGAGTGCGGGGCTTCGTTTATACTTTAGAAGCGAGAGGCTGACTTTTGGGCCCCACATCAAAGGACACCACACGCCAGTTACCAAAAAAAGCATGTACGTGGAATACCGAAAGACTAAGACTTCAGTTAAACCGAACAGAACCATCGTTTGCGTTTGtaaaaaatctttaatttatttatttagagttgaatcaaataaattaaagtgaACAAAACCATTGTTTAGTCTACCAAAATCTTCAATTTATTTACTGTAAGTTGAATCAAATGAATCAAAAGTTAAAGGGTTGGGAGATGAAATCATGGGGTGAAAACTGCATCAAAATTTCACTGCAGAACATGAATCCAAACACATAATCATGGTGTATGAAAAATAAACATTGCACAATGATAGCACAAACTTCTGATTACACTGAAAAATCGAGATAAGGCGTCACAACGGGAAAGACCGCCCATCTCTCAATAAGCTGAATCAATCCATTCCACCAAACACCCGCTTCCATGAATGAAACAACACAAACTTACATTGAAGCCACAAATATTTCTAAGAAGGAACACTGAATAAATACACCACATGCTCCCTAAAACAAACTGGGATCAAAACCACAAATATTTCAAAGAAGAAACACTGAATAAATACACCACATGCTCCCTCCAATTACATTAGTTGATCAGATCGAGCATGGGTATCTTTGGCTACATCGACAAGCTGATTATCAAAGCCATCAGCGAACAAAATGGAGAGAGCAGCAAAGATTTTGGGGAAAGCGAGAGGGAGAAAATGAAACACCATcgaaagaaaagaggaaaagaaacatTGGGCACCTATGAGGGTATACATGTTAGAACGAGCAAGTTAGTTGGCTTCATTGAGCTTCTTTCTCTCCCGTTAGAGCCGAGTCGAGCCAAGCTGAAGCCAAGGCTTGGATCTCAGGTACCACGTCCAATTGTATATGTAAAGGAGTGACAGTTATCTGTACATTTGCAAAGTGAAATAGCGGTTAACAAGCAATttagagcgagagagagagagagagaaagagagagcttaCAAAGCCATCCTCTAAAGCTCTGAAATCAAGATCCTCATCTAAATCTTCCTGTTGCTTGTCGAGAAACTGCACATAACAGGAAATATCAAATTTCTGTACCTTTATGAGcagaaaaattttgaataacatCAACAGTTAAAATTTCATATAGGAGATCAAGAGGCGAGGCGCTAAAATATTTTCTCTTCTCCAAAGAAAAGTTTAGTAGGAAGCCTCTAATGAAGTTTGCCTTCAACAATTGTGTATTGCCTCAAGCTAAACACAAGCCCTAGTACTACACTTATACAATAACATAACTGTACTTTTCCCAGAGTACAAAAGTTGCATAGGTATCTACTCACAGGGTTTGAGAATAAACAATCTTTGAAACATGTAAAACGCTACCTCTAACCGGAAGAACTTCTTCACGACTTCTCGAGTCTCTGGTTTTCCAGCTGCTGCCACAGATTCTACTTCCACAGTTTTCCTTTGAGCATTTATGCGACGTGCTGCTCCCTGAAGAAAATTGGAAATTGAGTGATGAGAAAGAGTTATTACAAAAAAGCTCAATTTTAGAAACGGCAAAAATCCTCAAAGTCCATAGGGCACACGAGGGTACTAACAGCTGCAGAAGCATCCTTCCCAAGTTGTGCAAGCTGAACACCAAGGCTTTGATGCATAGACATGAAATGCGCAGCAGAAGGATTCCTGTTTGCTGTGATAGCCTGCCAGTTAGGAGTCAATTTCCAAAGACTCTGTCTGGTTAACTTGAAGCCCTGCAGAAGAGTATAAAAAAGGCAGAAATGAGATAAAAGCCCAAACCCCTAACCCAATAAACAAAAAGTGGGGTGGGCCCTGGTATAGCTTTAGTTAAGCAACAATCATTTAATGGAAGCAAGATCATTTTGCAGATAAGTATAAGAGCAAACTATAGAGGAATACTACTAATTGTTGCCATGCTGAATACCGAGCAATTCTCGCTCTTCTAATTCCGTACTCACTTCTACAAACTTGCCTTAAGCTAGAGGATGCAGTTCCCATATGGCACTATCCACTTAAGTAGCATCACTTGATTGGTGATGCCTTCGTCATTTTCAATCAAATTATACCTCGTGAATGTTCCCTCAACTTAGCAAGGAAACATGCAATCAAGTAGAGAAATAATCATATGTCCtctagaaaatgaaaaagaaggtATGCTTTCCAAGAAAGGGAAATATGCTACTCTGAAGATGCATACCTTGTTAGCAGAAGGGAATCTGGGAATTCCTATGTTTAGAATACAACTTCTAGGGAAAGATCCCTTTTCAATATCTCTAATAGCTGCCTGTATCAATGGCATACAAATATCAACTGCATCCTTGAAATCACTTTCTTGACTTTCATCCTTCTTCCTagtaaagtttatcaagttCCAACATTAAGATATTCGAGCAGCATCAAACAAACAATGAACATGAAAAAGAACACATTGTTTACCAATGCAAAGAGATACACAGTGATGGTATGCCATGCATTAAAGCTTCTCTAGCACCAGCAACAGCACCAGAGTAGAAGCTGCATAAATTTCCACAGCAGGTAAGATTGCCAGGGCCCATTTTACCAATGTACCAACAACAACTCAATGGACGCAGGAAAGAAGCTGGGAGTGATATTAGCATAGCACATACTAATAGCAAAATAGAAATATAACCTACATATAGTGCACCCTATCGATTTAAAGAAAGAGGTAAGTTCACCGATCAAcatgaaaaaaaaggaagaagaaacaGTACACACATTTGATGTCCGCAAACTGATCCACTGTTAATTCCACTGATCACCTGAATAGAAAATTGAACATTtctaattataaaagaaaatagtaaaTGACTGCAAACTTCAATGTGCTTTTTGTCTGAGTACATACCAGAGCTGGCCTAGACCAAGAAAATAAAGCCCCAGATAACGCCAAAGAAACACAATCAGCTGGAGTACCTGTTTATCAATAATAATGATAGCCACCAATTTATCACTCCAATACTTGGAATTTCCTTTCTAACTAAAGTATTAGTATCATAGAAAAGCTCATTAATGGCATCCAAACCATCTTACTTTTACATCCGCAAGTAGGAAAAGTATCAAAAAATAAGCTTATAAGataaaaactaaaagaaaaatgaagggGCACATTACCTGTAACCTCGAAAGCTTTGGCACCAGTAATCTCCACAGAGGTTACGGCAAGGGTCTCCCGAATGGTAACTGAATGAGCCGAAGCTGACTTGTTCCTACAAATTAGAGGAAACTTTGATCAGTCACGACCAAGAACACAGCCAACTTTATTAGTTACCATTGCTAAGAACTAACAAGTAAAGGGCACTCAATCAAGCGAAGCACAGATGGATCAAATTAATGTGCTCATTACCgaaagaagaaaataagaaacaaaaacacacaaaaaaagggCAAATCACAATTACATTTTTGAATCAAATGGTAAAATTGAGAGAACGAAGCAGAAACCAGAGCGAAAAGTTGAAGCAGAAGAAGAAACCCTACGATTCGGGGGCGCAGACGCTGACGTCACACTGCCCCCCGCGAACGAGGGCCTCGACGAGGGAGGTAAGCCCCGGCGATCCGATCCCGTCGGCGTTGGTCACGAGGACCACCGGCTTTTCCACCTTCTCCGATCCATCGCCGGCCGGATCGGACTCCGCCACGGTCGCCTCGGCGGCGTTGGAGGGGGCTCCggtctcctcctccacctccgcctccgcctccgacgacggcgTAGGTTTCGTTTCCCCAGTTTCCTCCccatctccgccgccgctccgGCCTCTTCCGATCAGCACGCTCTGTAGATTGGCGACGAGCGATGCTGGGAGGTGGTTGCTCCTCCCCGAATCCGGAGTGGTCGTCATTGGCGCTGTTGGAGAAACCCTAATTGGAGAAGGAGGAAACCCTAGTGTGAAGGAGAAGGAAacgagggaggagaagaagaagaagaagaaaggaagcgggaggagagagagacagaTTCTAACAATGCGATTAAGGAGAttaagaggagagagagagagagagagagagagaggaatgagTCGGGGTTTTCCGAGTAAGAAGGAGCGAgaaaggggggagagagagagagagagagaggagacagTGTCTCAGAGTGATGTATATAACACGGTATTAATGTTCTAACCAATGAAATCTCGACACGTCAcgcaatttttattattctaagcTATTATTCCCGATTCCCTGAAGTCGGTGTCCAGGAGGTGTTTCGCCACCGGCTTCTAATCTAGGCGCCATTACTGAAGCCTGCATTTGCAGGTGCGCCAGTGCCGACTTTAGTGATAAGGTGTTTCGCCCTTGCCCCCACTAGATCTACGAAATTTAGCAGCTTGCACGTGTGATTTGCACCAGCAACACAGACCAACAACTATCGCGCCGCGACTATCGGGGCACGAACTCAGTACATATTTTGGCAACATAGGATTCTTCCACCACAGACTAAATTCCAAACCGGCAAGATGATTTGACATTACTGACATTTGTTTGCATGTATTATACTGAAGTAGTAAGAATATGAGAGTTGATTATGCTCTCTACCTATTGCACGTTCTAATTCTGCTATCCTTACTAATAATAACGTTTTGATATAAAATCTACCATCCAACTGACTTTCAAGTAACCGATGCTGCCCAGCGGTAGACGACGGCATATTAATAGCCAGTTACTGGAAGGTGAATTGCAAGTCTGTGAGTGTAAAACCATGAAAAACAAGGAAGAAATTAGAGGGAGGTGGAAGGGAAATGAAACTTTGAACTTGACGACAAGAGTGGAATGTGACAGTTAATGAGCATGAACTGTAAGTACTCCCATGTGAGTGGTTGCAGTGATCATGTGATACTACTTTGTGACTTAGATGCTCATAGCAAGGCAAAAACCATTAAGCTAGGAGACTTTGAATGGGTCAGTGTTTGATACGGAGCCAATAATTACAAGAGTCTCTATCCATCTGCCCCTCCTTGTCTACAACTATGCCAGCATCTTGCATGACTTCAATTATTTAATGAAACAACAACAGTATCCCTCCACACTGAGCATAATTGAAGCAAATAGCAATGAAAGAAATGTCGATGGGATCAGCAACTAGTATCTAACATTTCAGCGAAAAGCCACCCCTATTTGTTGCACAGAGACAAACCCCTCCTTACAAGTAGTCACCTTTCTGATGGTATGAATAGATCTGAAATTACGGGTGACAGGTAAATTCCTTGAATCTGATAAAGCAAATTCAATGATTTTGATCCACCTGtagtaaattttgatttgttaatATCACTTTACGATTGACACCCACCCATAAGTTATGATTTCAAAGTGTTAGGAAGTCTGAAAGAGAAGTTGTTCTCTTGGTTACTGAAAGCCAGTAGTTACCCTTTGCCATTGATGGAGGCATCCTTGATCGAAAAGATTTAGAGCTTATCAGCGAGCATCTCAAGCCCTAGAGAAAGGTAAAGTCCAGGAGAGATGATAGAATAGTCTGGAAATATGCAGCAATGGACCACAACAGAAAAGAGTAAGAAGTAACTGGTCCCACTTATCTGGAAAGCAGTCTTTGTCTACGGTAAATGGAGCACTCAGAAATGTTGCCTTCTCGTGTGATAGTATGAAAAAGGATGATGTGAGAGCTTCTTCACAAGTTGATAGGCTGGAAGAAAGATTTCAGCTTCTAAAAGAGATTCCTTTTGGGCAACAACAGTAAAAGGATAAGAATTGCAGAACAATAACACTATTCAGGATATTAGACAGCTAACCAAAATTGAGCCCTTTTTTCAGTGGAACTGAGATTTCTTCCTACAAAATTAGATATCTATATTTCTATGTCAAATATCTGTTGTTAAACACTAAtagaagaaaaagggaaaaaaaaaagaaagatcaaAGAATAGAGCTGCAAGCAAGGACATTCTAGATCCTTAATTTAAGTTGTTCCATGCTCTCCGTCGCTTAGAAATACATGGTGCATTAACTTCAAAACACCTTTGtttatttagataaataaaagaaaattgaaggtATGGAAAGCTGAGTTTAATTCCATTcctctttgtttgtttgtttcagGACAGTAAAATTGAGTGAcaagaataaataaaagaatcaCACTTAAATAATTTATGGGTTTCTATTGGATATATCAAGGTTGAaggtgccgccccgtgccgtacggcacggggcgtgccgtaccgtgccccctagaagggggcacggtacaggggggtctctttttttttgttctctggaATACAGAGCCTTCGCCCGGCCATCTATATTGCCTTTTgttcacttttcttttatttttttgatattgtgttgtctttttgtcaacttttttttttctttttggctgatgcctttttttttttttgccttttggctttttcttttgactttttcttttttcttttgttaaattaaaaattataatttaacttcttatttaacaatataaaagcaaatttttagTTGATAAATCCGATCCATACCGCGGGGGGCTTCGcctccaccacagacatccattttttcttcgcaaatcattttgtcaaaatttgtcgcaccgcgaagttTTCGATGAATCAGGGGAACAAAAATtgatctcctaaacaaattttgattagatattttttaaaagaataaaaaaaatatggatgtaattGCGGTACTATTCTCGTTGTTCTAGTTATTATATACTTCCTAATCGAATcaatatatagattttgaaacgtttttagaaaaaataaaattttctatcattttatctgttataattttttaaattataaaaaaattaaaaacaaaagaattttcaattgttacagcaagtatagttgtacttttcaaataaaaaaaaataaaaacaaaagaattttaatttatattctacatcaggtatagttgtactttatatacaaaatgcttacatgcatgttaattgatgagtataataagctatacatagcaaaaattaataataacttgcctaaatctttcaaaataacattataaaagcttactggaaccaaaaaaacttaaataaattcgtgccaaagcgtgccagtaggaggtcgtgcgtatctgtcggcacgcaagcgtgccacgtgtcggcacgcaagcgtgcccgtgccgtaccgtgccaaggacgtagcggcacgcccccgtgccacggcactttaaaccttgggatatatatataatcatgaaTTTTATCTACAGAATTTACAGTATAGAGGTGAGGGAATAAGATAATAGATACCCGCATTTTAACATCTAGTCAAAGGGttagaaaaaaatatgcaaGGCAAACAGCAAACAAGACTACCTGCCTCTAGCTGCCACCACAGAATAAGAACTCCTCTAAAATCTTAGAGGCTTCTGAAACTTCCCTTGGGAGGCTTTTTGAACTGGGGGTTACAGAAGGCTTACATAAAAAGTTGTTATCCTTCATGTCCTCCTTAATAAATGGACGGAAAACAGCTTTTTGTTCATTGCCGACTTCGCTGATTCCACGTCTCTCCAAGACCAAGTTGCTCTGCTGCTTATTGCAGCTTTCTAACTTCCCTTTCCCAAATGAAAGAAAGCGTATACCCTTTGGTATTTCTGTGGGGGCTTTTGTAGACTTTATTGAGGAACCCACTGAATGCTTTTGGTCAGATCTTGTGCTAGAAGCTACAGTTCTGGGCTCAACAGAAGGAACTGCGGGAATGTTCTGAATGCTACTTTGCTTTCCTGAGTTCAATTTTTCTGTTGTTGACGGAGTATCAGATTTCCTGACTTCTGATGTTAGAGACAAACCTTCGCTGGCTGGGATCTGATAATGAATACAATTTGTTGTGATTAATGCCATTAATGAAGTACAACAAGCATTTATGTTAGAGGTATTCACATATATTCTATAAAGCATATACCCTTgcaaaattatgtatttttatataaatctgTGGAAATGTGAACTTTTTCATATGCCCtcaaaacattaattttttaaacattcCCTTGCACT
Coding sequences:
- the LOC109722133 gene encoding uncharacterized protein LOC109722133, with translation MGIIEKIKEIEAEMARTQKNKATEYHLGQLKAKIAKLRTQLLEPPKGSSGAGEGFEVTKFGHGRVALIGFPSVGKSTLLTLLTGTHSEAASYEFTTLTCIPGIINYNDTKIQLLDLPGIIEGASEGKGRGRQVIAVSKSSDIVLMVLDASKSEGHRQILTKELEAVGLRLNKRPPQIYFKKKKTGGISFNSTVALTHVDEKLCYQILHEYKIHNAEVLFREDATVDDLIDVIEGNRKYMKCIYVYNKIDVIGIDDVDKLARQPNSVVISCNLKLNLDRLLARMWEEMGLVRVYTKPQGQQPDFTDPVVLSTDRGGCTVEDFCNHIHRSLIKDVKYVLVWGTSARHYPQHCGLAHVLHDEDVVQIVKKKEREDGGRGRFKSHSTAPARISDREKKAPLKTYLSPPLPPPLASLSLSLSLSFMAKSSASVLVIYVAVALFLLFLLASYSPKNPNLPRQHHRRLKLRSNFSSVSSSPPSPSSSSSAAAAAASLEHSPIPFDPVIASLERRFEDREWEREHYASLHGDGDKPGKESLTEWEDFMKAEEYINDEDRFNITDRIALLFPKIDVAPADGFVSSDELTEWNLQQAARESMHRTEREMDLYDKDRDGFVSFQEYEPPSWVRGSDDNSSVGWWRQEHFNAADMDGNGLLNKTEFNDFLHPADSKNPKLIQWLCKEELRERDKDRDGKLNFLEFLNGLYDSVRDLNEVHDHSDAMTVVHGKKIFEQLDLDGDGFLSEAEIEPVLGKLHPSEHYYAKEQANYVISLADEDKDGRLSLKEMTEHPYAFYSTIFNEEEDDFYHDEFR
- the LOC109722194 gene encoding uncharacterized protein LOC109722194; the protein is MTTTPDSGRSNHLPASLVANLQSVLIGRGRSGGGDGEETGETKPTPSSEAEAEVEEETGAPSNAAEATVAESDPAGDGSEKVEKPVVLVTNADGIGSPGLTSLVEALVRGGQCDVSVCAPESNKSASAHSVTIRETLAVTSVEITGAKAFEVTGTPADCVSLALSGALFSWSRPALVISGINSGSVCGHQIFYSGAVAGAREALMHGIPSLCISLHWKKDESQESDFKDAVDICMPLIQAAIRDIEKGSFPRSCILNIGIPRFPSANKGFKLTRQSLWKLTPNWQAITANRNPSAAHFMSMHQSLGVQLAQLGKDASAAGAARRINAQRKTVEVESVAAAGKPETREVVKKFFRLEFLDKQQEDLDEDLDFRALEDGFITVTPLHIQLDVVPEIQALASAWLDSALTGEKEAQ